A single region of the Pseudomonas sp. VD-NE ins genome encodes:
- a CDS encoding LysR family transcriptional regulator encodes MEFKQLRSFVEVMHQGGFTQAAKTLHISQSAVSKQIAQLEQSLGTPLLERLGSHLRLTAAGSVVLQRAEGMLRLRNELLAELDDLTQLARGELRLGLPLLGSDALFAGLFAEYRRRYPNISIQLLEGGSRNVEQAVLSGELELGGSLLPKDPQFDCQPFCDEPLDALLPVDHPLADRGEIGLEELAETPFLLYQRSFVLNDRLLQACQQLGFTPKEGGRSGQADFLAALVAAGQGVVLLPSVVARGLVRPGVIRLTLRAPDYLRWDIAFIWRRGAYLSKAAQAWLSLLRERAVSP; translated from the coding sequence ATGGAATTCAAACAGCTGCGCAGTTTTGTCGAAGTCATGCATCAGGGCGGTTTCACCCAGGCCGCCAAAACCCTGCACATAAGCCAGTCAGCGGTGAGTAAACAAATCGCGCAACTGGAGCAGAGCCTTGGTACACCTCTGCTCGAACGTCTCGGTTCGCATTTGCGCCTGACCGCCGCTGGCAGTGTGGTGCTGCAACGGGCCGAGGGCATGCTGCGCTTGCGCAACGAATTGCTCGCGGAACTCGACGACCTCACTCAGTTGGCACGTGGAGAGCTACGCCTCGGTTTGCCGCTGCTGGGCAGTGACGCGCTGTTCGCCGGATTGTTTGCCGAATACCGGCGACGCTACCCGAATATCAGCATTCAATTGCTCGAGGGCGGCAGCCGCAATGTCGAGCAAGCGGTGCTGAGCGGTGAACTGGAGTTGGGCGGCAGTCTGTTGCCCAAAGATCCGCAATTCGACTGTCAGCCGTTTTGCGATGAGCCACTCGACGCCCTGCTGCCGGTGGATCATCCGCTGGCCGATCGGGGTGAGATCGGTCTGGAAGAATTGGCCGAGACGCCATTCCTTCTATATCAGCGCAGCTTCGTGCTCAATGACCGTTTGCTGCAAGCGTGCCAGCAATTGGGCTTCACGCCGAAGGAAGGCGGACGCAGCGGTCAGGCAGATTTTCTTGCGGCGCTGGTGGCCGCCGGGCAAGGCGTGGTGCTGTTGCCCAGCGTGGTCGCACGCGGGCTGGTGCGGCCAGGCGTGATACGCCTGACTTTGCGTGCGCCGGATTATCTGCGCTGGGATATCGCCTTCATCTGGCGCCGGGGCGCGTATCTGTCGAAGGCTGCACAGGCGTGGCTGAGCTTGTTGCGCGAGCGCGCGGTCAGCCCTTGA
- a CDS encoding SDR family oxidoreductase gives MNESVRFEEKVVIVTGAGGGLGRAHALLFARQGAKVLVNDLGGSTQGEGANASAADRVVAEIREAGGIAEANHDSVTDGDKLVQNALDAFGRVDVVVNNAGILRDKTFHKMDDADWDLVYRVHVEGAYKVTRAAWPHMREQNYGRVIFTASTSGIYGNFGQSNYGMAKLGLYGLTRTLAIEGRKNNILVNAIAPTGGTRMTEGLIPPQVFEQLKPELVSPLVVYLASEQCQETSGLFEVGGGWMGKVRWERSLGAGFDPRVGFSPEDVAAHWQQICDFEGAAHPKDNIEALKEMMANLQKYSL, from the coding sequence ATGAATGAGTCTGTGCGTTTCGAAGAAAAAGTCGTCATCGTCACCGGAGCCGGTGGTGGCCTCGGACGCGCCCACGCATTGCTGTTTGCCAGACAGGGCGCCAAAGTGCTGGTCAACGACCTCGGCGGCTCGACCCAGGGCGAAGGCGCCAATGCCTCTGCCGCCGATCGCGTGGTGGCGGAAATCCGCGAAGCTGGCGGCATTGCCGAAGCCAACCACGACTCGGTCACCGACGGCGACAAACTGGTGCAGAACGCCCTTGATGCCTTTGGCCGCGTCGACGTCGTCGTCAACAACGCCGGCATCTTGCGCGACAAGACCTTCCACAAAATGGACGACGCCGATTGGGACCTGGTCTACCGCGTCCACGTCGAAGGCGCCTACAAAGTTACCCGCGCCGCGTGGCCACATATGCGCGAGCAAAACTATGGCCGGGTAATCTTTACTGCCTCGACCTCGGGCATCTACGGCAACTTCGGCCAGTCCAACTACGGCATGGCCAAACTGGGCCTTTACGGTTTAACCCGCACACTGGCCATCGAGGGCCGCAAGAACAACATTCTCGTCAATGCCATCGCGCCAACCGGCGGCACGCGCATGACCGAAGGCCTGATCCCGCCGCAAGTGTTCGAGCAATTGAAGCCGGAGCTGGTCAGCCCGTTGGTGGTGTATCTGGCCAGTGAGCAATGCCAGGAGACTTCCGGGCTGTTCGAAGTCGGTGGCGGCTGGATGGGCAAGGTGCGTTGGGAACGCAGCCTCGGTGCTGGCTTCGACCCTCGCGTAGGCTTCTCGCCGGAAGATGTCGCGGCGCACTGGCAGCAGATTTGTGATTTCGAAGGGGCGGCGCATCCGAAGGACAACATTGAGGCGCTGAAGGAGATGATGGCGAATTTGCAGAAGTATTCGCTTTAA
- a CDS encoding flavodoxin has protein sequence MKVAILSGSVYGTAEEVARHAQNLLKAAGFETFYNARASLADIQAFGPEALLAVTSTTGMGELPDNLQPLYSAIRDQLPAALLGLPGAVIALGDASYGDTFCGGGEQMRELFGELGVREVQKMLRIDASESVTPETDAEPWLAQLIDALKG, from the coding sequence ATGAAAGTCGCCATCCTCTCCGGTTCGGTCTACGGCACCGCCGAAGAAGTCGCCCGTCACGCCCAGAACCTGTTGAAAGCCGCTGGCTTTGAAACCTTCTACAACGCGCGCGCCAGCCTCGCCGACATCCAGGCGTTTGGCCCCGAAGCATTGCTCGCGGTGACCTCGACCACCGGCATGGGCGAATTGCCCGACAACCTGCAGCCGCTGTATTCGGCGATTCGCGACCAGTTGCCAGCCGCATTGCTCGGTTTGCCGGGCGCGGTGATTGCCTTGGGCGACGCCAGTTACGGCGACACCTTCTGTGGCGGTGGCGAGCAAATGCGTGAACTGTTCGGCGAGCTGGGCGTGCGTGAAGTGCAAAAGATGCTGCGTATCGACGCCAGCGAAAGCGTCACCCCGGAAACCGACGCCGAGCCTTGGCTGGCGCAGTTGATCGACGCGCTCAAGGGCTGA
- the folM gene encoding dihydromonapterin reductase, with amino-acid sequence MPDSSAPILITGAGQRVGLHCAQRLLEEGYRVIFTYRSERPGVQTLRDLGAIGLFADFSSEAGILSFINELKTHTDRLRAIVHNASEWLAETPDNEAEAFTRMFNLHMLAPYLINLHCGELLQRSTPADIVHISDDVTRKGSSKHIGYCASKAGLDNLTLSFAARYAPAIKVNGIAPALLLFNPDDDAAYRAKALAKSALGIEPGSEVIYQSLRYLLDNPYVTGTTLTVNGGRHVI; translated from the coding sequence ATGCCTGATTCCTCAGCCCCGATCCTCATCACCGGTGCCGGCCAGCGCGTCGGTCTGCATTGCGCGCAGCGGTTACTCGAAGAAGGCTATCGCGTCATCTTCACTTACCGCAGCGAACGCCCCGGCGTACAGACGCTACGAGATCTGGGCGCCATCGGCCTTTTCGCCGACTTTTCCAGCGAAGCCGGAATTCTCTCCTTCATCAACGAACTGAAAACCCACACCGACCGCCTGCGCGCCATCGTGCACAACGCCTCGGAATGGCTGGCCGAAACCCCGGACAACGAAGCCGAAGCCTTCACACGCATGTTCAATCTGCACATGCTAGCGCCGTACCTGATCAACCTGCATTGCGGTGAATTGCTGCAACGCTCGACACCTGCGGACATCGTCCACATCAGCGACGATGTCACCCGCAAAGGCAGCAGCAAGCACATCGGTTATTGCGCCAGCAAGGCCGGGCTCGACAACCTGACGCTGTCCTTCGCCGCCCGCTATGCGCCGGCCATCAAGGTCAACGGCATCGCCCCGGCCCTGCTATTGTTCAATCCCGACGACGACGCGGCGTACCGCGCCAAGGCCCTGGCCAAATCCGCGCTGGGCATCGAACCCGGCAGCGAAGTGATCTACCAGAGCCTGCGCTATCTGCTCGACAACCCTTATGTCACCGGTACGACCCTGACCGTCAACGGCGGACGGCACGTCATATAA
- a CDS encoding PAS domain-containing protein gives MINASLLQMVINASNDGIVVAEKEGEQNDILIYVNPAFERLTGYTSEEILYQDCRFLQSGDRDQESLKLIRETLDNGGSCREILRNYRKDGTPFWNELSLSTVKNADDGQTYFVGVQKDVTVQVKAQQRVAQLEAQVAALEAELAALKATNGQNKIAN, from the coding sequence ATGATCAACGCCAGCCTGCTGCAAATGGTAATCAACGCGTCGAACGACGGGATTGTGGTCGCCGAAAAGGAAGGTGAACAGAACGATATCCTGATCTATGTGAACCCGGCTTTTGAACGACTGACCGGCTACACCAGCGAAGAGATCCTCTATCAGGACTGCCGCTTTTTGCAGTCCGGAGACCGCGATCAGGAAAGCCTGAAGCTGATTCGCGAAACGCTGGATAACGGTGGATCGTGCCGGGAAATCCTGCGCAACTATCGCAAGGACGGCACACCATTCTGGAATGAACTGTCGCTTTCAACGGTGAAAAACGCCGATGACGGGCAGACTTATTTCGTTGGCGTACAAAAAGACGTCACCGTTCAGGTCAAGGCTCAGCAGCGCGTGGCGCAGCTTGAAGCCCAAGTTGCAGCCCTTGAAGCAGAACTGGCTGCACTGAAAGCGACAAACGGTCAAAACAAAATCGCGAACTAA
- a CDS encoding DUF1302 domain-containing protein: MTTKTMRAIFTPQALAAAVALGCCAQAQAVAFNIGEIEGTFDSSLSIGASWGMRDADKSLVGTVNGGTGQSSTGDDGRLNFKKGETFSKIFKGIHDLELKYGDTGVFVRGKYWYDFELKDEDREFKQISDSGRKEGAKSSGAQILDAFVYHNYSIADLPGTVRAGKQVVSWGESTFIGNSINSINPIDVSAFRRPGAEIKEGLIPVNMLFGSQGLTDQLTVEGFYQLEWDQTVLDNCGTFFGVDVAADGCNNGYTVGNPAIAPLVPLTTAFGQGIQVTREGVVIPRGGDRDARDSGQWGTALRWLGDDTEYGLYFMNYHSRTPAVGTTTAGLSTLAALPGMVGIANGLAPGSGSGLAQSVMLGRGGYYLEYPEDIRLYGASFSTTLPTGTAWTGEISYRPNAPVQVNTNDLTLALLNPIAGGTASPLSTSPGADNKGYRRKEVTQIQSTLTHFFDQVWGAQRLTLVGEAAVVRVGGLESRNKLRYGRDSVYGQYGFGGDTDGFVTSTSWGYRARAILDYANVIGGINLKPNLSWSHDVAGYGPNGLFNEGAKAISVGVDADYRNTYTASLSYTDFFGGDYNVLEDRDFVALSFGVNF; encoded by the coding sequence ATGACAACAAAAACAATGCGCGCCATCTTCACACCGCAGGCGCTGGCAGCCGCGGTGGCTCTGGGTTGCTGCGCTCAGGCGCAAGCGGTTGCGTTCAACATTGGCGAAATCGAGGGCACGTTCGATTCGTCGCTGTCGATTGGTGCGAGTTGGGGTATGCGCGATGCCGACAAGTCGCTGGTCGGCACGGTCAATGGTGGTACCGGGCAATCCTCGACCGGTGATGACGGGCGTTTGAATTTCAAGAAGGGCGAGACCTTCTCGAAGATCTTCAAAGGCATTCACGACCTCGAGCTCAAGTACGGCGACACCGGTGTGTTCGTGCGCGGCAAGTACTGGTATGACTTCGAGCTGAAGGACGAAGACCGCGAGTTCAAGCAAATCAGCGACAGTGGTCGCAAGGAAGGCGCGAAGTCTTCCGGCGCACAAATTCTCGATGCGTTCGTCTACCACAACTATTCCATCGCCGACCTGCCAGGTACCGTGCGCGCCGGCAAACAAGTGGTGAGCTGGGGCGAAAGTACCTTCATCGGCAACTCGATCAACAGCATCAACCCGATCGACGTGTCGGCGTTTCGCCGCCCCGGTGCGGAGATCAAGGAAGGCCTGATTCCGGTCAACATGCTGTTCGGCTCGCAAGGCCTGACCGATCAACTGACCGTTGAAGGTTTCTATCAACTGGAATGGGACCAGACCGTTCTCGACAACTGCGGCACCTTCTTCGGGGTCGATGTGGCGGCGGACGGCTGCAACAACGGCTACACCGTTGGCAACCCGGCGATCGCGCCGCTGGTGCCGTTGACCACCGCGTTCGGGCAAGGCATTCAGGTGACTCGCGAAGGTGTGGTGATCCCCCGTGGCGGCGACCGTGACGCGCGGGATTCCGGGCAGTGGGGTACGGCGTTGCGCTGGCTCGGTGACGACACCGAATACGGTCTCTACTTCATGAATTACCACAGTCGTACGCCGGCGGTTGGCACTACCACGGCCGGTCTTTCGACATTGGCGGCGTTACCGGGCATGGTCGGCATCGCCAATGGCCTGGCCCCCGGTAGCGGCTCCGGTCTGGCGCAGAGCGTCATGCTCGGACGTGGTGGGTATTACCTTGAATACCCGGAAGACATTCGTCTCTACGGCGCAAGTTTTTCCACCACGTTGCCCACCGGTACGGCGTGGACCGGTGAGATCAGCTACCGGCCAAATGCTCCGGTGCAGGTCAACACCAACGACCTGACTCTGGCGTTGCTCAACCCGATTGCCGGTGGCACTGCGTCGCCACTTTCGACCTCACCGGGAGCCGACAACAAAGGCTATCGGCGCAAAGAAGTCACGCAGATCCAGAGCACGCTCACGCACTTCTTCGATCAGGTCTGGGGCGCTCAACGTTTGACCCTGGTCGGTGAAGCGGCGGTGGTTCGGGTCGGCGGCCTGGAGTCGCGCAACAAGCTGCGTTATGGCCGCGATTCGGTTTATGGGCAGTACGGTTTCGGCGGCGATACCGACGGCTTCGTCACCTCGACCTCGTGGGGCTACCGCGCCCGGGCGATTCTCGATTACGCCAACGTGATCGGCGGAATCAACCTCAAACCCAACCTGTCGTGGTCGCATGACGTCGCCGGTTACGGGCCCAACGGCCTGTTCAACGAAGGCGCGAAAGCGATAAGCGTCGGCGTCGATGCCGACTACCGCAACACCTACACCGCGAGCCTCAGTTACACCGACTTTTTCGGTGGCGACTACAACGTCCTCGAAGACCGTGACTTCGTCGCACTGAGCTTCGGCGTGAACTTCTGA
- a CDS encoding antibiotic biosynthesis monooxygenase has protein sequence MSTSPVTLMVARRVADGRYQDLIAWLREGEQLATDFPGYLGSGVLAPPPGDNEFQIIFRFVDEQTLHAWEHSASRTAWLDRGSDLFAHPKEHRVSGIEGWFGAAGQRPPRWKQAVAIWLAFFPVSLLFNFVLGPLLADMSLLPRVLISTACLTPLMVYFFIPLSTRLLANWLNSTPVRMPVSATPQKH, from the coding sequence ATGTCTACTTCCCCCGTTACGCTGATGGTTGCCCGTCGCGTCGCCGACGGCCGTTATCAGGATTTGATCGCCTGGCTGCGCGAAGGCGAACAACTGGCCACTGACTTCCCCGGTTACCTCGGCTCTGGCGTGCTCGCTCCGCCGCCCGGTGATAACGAGTTCCAAATCATTTTCCGTTTCGTCGATGAACAGACGCTGCATGCGTGGGAGCATTCGGCTTCGCGCACGGCGTGGCTGGATCGTGGCAGCGACCTGTTTGCCCACCCGAAAGAGCATCGGGTCAGTGGAATCGAAGGCTGGTTCGGCGCGGCCGGTCAGCGTCCACCGCGCTGGAAGCAGGCTGTCGCGATCTGGCTGGCGTTCTTTCCGGTGTCACTGCTGTTCAACTTCGTTCTAGGCCCATTGCTCGCTGACATGAGCCTGTTGCCGCGCGTGTTGATCAGCACGGCATGCCTTACACCGCTGATGGTTTACTTCTTTATTCCGCTGTCGACGCGCTTGCTGGCGAACTGGCTGAACAGCACGCCGGTACGCATGCCTGTTTCGGCGACACCTCAGAAACATTAA
- a CDS encoding class II aldolase/adducin family protein has product MSVAPVQSSLNVKDQVSAAEWQTRVDLAACYRLVALHGWDDLIFTHISAKVPGTEDFLINPFGLMFHEITASSLVKVDQAGNKLMDSPYEINPAGYTIHSAVHEVRHDVVCVLHTHTASGVAVSAQKQGVLPISQQSLFVLSSLAYHAYEGVALNHEEKARLQADLGENNFLMLHNHGLLTCGGTIADTFLMMFTFQRACDIQVMAQTGGAELIAIEPQILAGAKAMIAGVTKSAQGMGGALAWPALLRKLDKQDPGYKL; this is encoded by the coding sequence GTGAGCGTAGCCCCCGTCCAATCGTCCCTTAATGTCAAAGACCAGGTCAGCGCCGCAGAGTGGCAGACCCGAGTCGATCTCGCCGCTTGTTATCGTCTGGTCGCGCTGCATGGCTGGGACGATCTGATCTTCACCCACATTTCCGCCAAGGTGCCGGGCACCGAAGACTTCCTGATCAACCCGTTCGGTCTGATGTTTCACGAGATCACCGCGTCGAGCCTGGTGAAAGTCGATCAGGCCGGCAACAAACTCATGGACAGTCCTTACGAGATCAACCCCGCCGGCTACACCATCCACAGCGCCGTGCACGAAGTGCGGCACGATGTGGTTTGCGTGCTGCATACGCACACCGCCTCAGGTGTCGCGGTGTCGGCGCAAAAGCAGGGCGTGTTGCCGATCAGTCAGCAGTCGCTGTTCGTTCTCTCGAGTCTGGCTTATCACGCCTATGAAGGCGTGGCGCTGAATCACGAAGAGAAGGCGCGGTTGCAGGCCGACCTCGGCGAAAACAATTTCCTGATGCTGCACAACCACGGTCTGCTGACCTGTGGCGGCACCATCGCCGACACTTTCCTGATGATGTTCACCTTCCAGCGCGCCTGCGACATTCAGGTCATGGCGCAAACCGGCGGGGCTGAACTCATCGCCATCGAACCGCAAATTCTGGCAGGCGCCAAAGCGATGATCGCCGGCGTCACCAAAAGTGCTCAAGGCATGGGTGGTGCGCTGGCCTGGCCGGCGTTGCTGCGCAAACTCGATAAACAAGACCCCGGATATAAACTCTAA
- a CDS encoding MerR family transcriptional regulator has translation MPVITDANPVSQASVALDRADLFPIREVARLTGVNPVTLRAWERRYGLIQPTRTESGHRLYSMTDIERVRSIVDWIDRGVAVSKVGKILAKTEPMKVLAHIIPDDLVQADYRQWQEQIQQAVSAFDDQQLDRVYGQIFSSYALPVVFQDILMPLWLQLLQRQEAFGQTSEWLFFDGFLRARVLQRIVMLRGTQPRRVIVSALAGQCRELELLVAALFLSDSNSGVRVLTTGQPFDELTLVCEKIKPDALVLFSNHAPSAELPRRLNRLALSLDCQLMLAGDASDLAQDSLAGSSVACLGNEGANMRQRMLQFLAGKLDT, from the coding sequence ATGCCTGTCATCACGGACGCCAACCCTGTTTCGCAGGCATCTGTTGCGCTCGATCGCGCCGATTTGTTTCCGATCCGTGAGGTCGCACGCCTGACAGGCGTCAACCCGGTCACTTTGCGCGCTTGGGAGCGGCGCTATGGTTTGATCCAGCCGACACGCACCGAAAGTGGGCATCGGCTCTATTCGATGACCGATATCGAGCGCGTGCGCAGCATCGTCGACTGGATTGATCGCGGTGTCGCCGTGAGCAAGGTCGGCAAGATCCTGGCCAAGACCGAACCGATGAAAGTGCTCGCGCACATCATCCCGGATGATCTGGTGCAGGCTGATTACCGGCAATGGCAGGAGCAGATTCAACAGGCGGTCAGTGCATTTGACGACCAGCAACTCGATCGCGTCTATGGGCAGATTTTCTCTTCCTATGCACTGCCCGTGGTGTTTCAGGACATCCTCATGCCGTTGTGGCTGCAATTGTTGCAGCGTCAGGAGGCTTTCGGGCAAACCAGCGAGTGGCTGTTCTTCGATGGATTCCTGCGGGCGCGGGTGTTGCAACGGATCGTCATGTTGCGCGGTACGCAACCGCGCCGGGTGATCGTCAGCGCGCTGGCCGGGCAATGTCGAGAGCTGGAATTGTTGGTGGCGGCGCTGTTTCTCAGCGACAGCAACTCTGGTGTTCGGGTGCTGACGACAGGTCAGCCATTCGATGAGCTGACGTTGGTGTGCGAAAAGATCAAACCTGATGCACTCGTCCTGTTTTCCAATCACGCGCCCAGTGCCGAATTGCCTCGGCGTCTGAACCGGTTGGCGTTGAGTCTCGATTGTCAGTTGATGCTGGCGGGCGACGCTTCAGATCTGGCGCAGGACAGCCTGGCCGGATCTTCTGTTGCGTGTCTGGGCAATGAAGGGGCGAACATGCGTCAGCGCATGCTGCAATTTCTGGCCGGGAAGCTGGATACCTGA
- a CDS encoding CidA/LrgA family protein: MNAARLKHFFRLFVELAVLLGLYLLGCQLAAWLAWPIPGGVIGMALLLLAFAFGWVKPAALQLGAGLLMAEMLLFFIPALMSLLDYGALLRNDGWRILLVIAASTLMVMLVTAFTVELAVRMRRSHEA; this comes from the coding sequence ATGAACGCCGCCCGTCTCAAACACTTTTTCCGTCTCTTCGTCGAACTCGCCGTGTTACTCGGTCTCTACCTGCTTGGCTGCCAACTCGCCGCATGGCTAGCCTGGCCGATTCCCGGCGGCGTGATCGGCATGGCGCTGTTACTGTTGGCCTTCGCTTTCGGATGGGTCAAACCGGCGGCGCTGCAATTGGGCGCGGGTTTGCTGATGGCCGAGATGCTGCTGTTTTTCATTCCGGCACTGATGAGCTTGCTCGACTACGGCGCGTTGCTGCGCAATGACGGTTGGCGCATCCTGCTGGTCATCGCTGCCAGCACCCTGATGGTGATGCTGGTGACGGCTTTCACCGTAGAACTGGCCGTGCGCATGAGGCGTTCCCATGAAGCTTGA
- a CDS encoding LrgB family protein: MKLEWMPMFWLASTLLAYLFSRWIYRRTGRYVLSPLILVPALLLALAVPLHTAYAEYSSNTHWLMLVLGPVTVAFAVPIWQQRRLLMRHWSALLLGMIAGSAASIGTSFGLARALALDSSVTMSLVPRSITTPFAMPLAQNLGGVPELTAVFVMFTGVFGAMLGGVLLKWLPLRSALARGALFGVGAHGAGVSRAHEVGGEEGSVAGLVMVLTGLLNLFAAPLLASWL, from the coding sequence ATGAAGCTTGAATGGATGCCGATGTTCTGGCTCGCCTCCACCTTGTTGGCGTATTTGTTCAGTCGCTGGATTTATCGGCGCACCGGACGCTATGTCTTGTCACCGTTGATTCTGGTGCCGGCGTTGCTGCTGGCGCTCGCCGTGCCCCTGCACACCGCGTATGCCGAATATTCCAGCAACACCCATTGGCTGATGCTGGTACTCGGCCCGGTCACCGTGGCTTTCGCTGTGCCGATCTGGCAGCAGCGCCGTTTATTGATGCGGCACTGGTCGGCGCTGCTGTTGGGCATGATTGCCGGCAGTGCGGCATCGATTGGCACTTCATTCGGATTGGCCAGGGCGCTTGCGCTCGACAGTTCGGTGACGATGTCACTGGTGCCGCGCTCGATCACCACACCGTTCGCCATGCCGCTGGCGCAGAACCTCGGCGGCGTGCCGGAGTTGACTGCCGTTTTTGTGATGTTCACCGGAGTGTTCGGCGCAATGCTCGGCGGCGTGCTGTTGAAGTGGTTGCCGTTGCGCAGTGCCTTGGCGCGCGGTGCGCTGTTCGGGGTGGGCGCGCACGGTGCCGGTGTCAGCCGGGCTCATGAAGTGGGCGGCGAAGAAGGTTCTGTCGCCGGGCTGGTGATGGTACTGACCGGATTGCTCAATCTGTTTGCCGCGCCTTTGTTGGCGTCGTGGCTTTGA
- a CDS encoding alpha/beta fold hydrolase, with translation MPLAEIPLCVWRKRSQTFVFRGQPIRYWTAGQGEPLLLIHGFPTASWDWHYLWQPLAQRYRVIACDMLGFGDSAKPINHTYSLLEQADLQQALLAHLQVEQPVHVLAHDYGDSVAQELLARHYEDKIEVASCVFLNGGLFPETHRPVLMQKLLLSPLGWMIGRAFTRDALVKSFRQIFGPQTRPSESELDDFWSLVDSNRGPRIMHKLISYIPERRVQRDRWVKAMQRGEIPLRVIDGEVDPISGAHMVERYRELIPDADTVLLPGIGHYPQSEAPVQVLKHYLEFRERFVLPPRKVACS, from the coding sequence ATGCCTCTTGCCGAGATTCCTCTGTGTGTCTGGCGCAAACGCAGCCAGACGTTTGTCTTTCGTGGCCAGCCGATCCGTTACTGGACGGCGGGGCAGGGTGAGCCGCTGTTGCTGATCCACGGTTTCCCGACCGCCAGTTGGGATTGGCATTATCTGTGGCAGCCGCTGGCCCAGCGATATCGGGTGATTGCCTGCGACATGCTCGGGTTTGGCGATTCGGCCAAACCGATCAATCACACCTACAGTTTGCTGGAACAGGCTGACCTGCAACAGGCATTGCTCGCGCACTTGCAGGTTGAACAACCGGTGCATGTGCTGGCGCATGATTACGGTGACAGCGTTGCCCAGGAACTGCTCGCCCGACACTACGAAGACAAGATCGAAGTGGCCAGTTGTGTGTTTCTCAATGGCGGATTGTTTCCGGAAACCCATCGTCCGGTGCTAATGCAAAAACTGCTGCTTAGCCCGTTGGGCTGGATGATTGGTCGGGCGTTTACTCGTGATGCTCTGGTGAAAAGCTTCCGGCAGATCTTCGGTCCGCAGACGCGGCCGAGCGAAAGCGAACTGGACGACTTCTGGAGCCTGGTCGACAGCAATCGCGGGCCTCGGATCATGCACAAGTTGATCAGCTACATTCCCGAACGCCGGGTGCAGCGGGATCGCTGGGTGAAGGCGATGCAGCGCGGCGAGATTCCGTTGCGAGTGATCGATGGTGAAGTCGATCCGATTTCCGGGGCGCACATGGTCGAGCGCTATCGCGAGTTGATCCCCGACGCGGACACGGTGCTGTTGCCGGGCATCGGTCACTATCCACAGAGCGAGGCGCCGGTGCAGGTGCTCAAGCACTATCTGGAGTTTCGTGAGCGTTTTGTGCTGCCGCCGCGCAAAGTCGCCTGCTCCTGA